In the genome of Pseudomonas sp. Teo4, the window GAGCCACAGCGGTGCGGTGTGGTGATCGAGCAGCACGTCACGTTTTATCAGGTCCAGTTTCAGGCTGTTGATGCGGGCGGTGAGTTTGATCGCCTTGAGCAGGTGCGGGGTGATGCGCTCGAGCAAGGCAAAGTGGTGGGCGGTGGGGAGGGGTTCGCTCAGTTGGTGCAGGGCCGTCAGGTAAAGCCCGCCCAAGCATCGTGCTTCCAGCCGGATACTCGCGACATTGTGCAGGCCGAGTGGCTGCTCGGCGGCTTGCGATTGGTCGTTCGTGGCAAAGTCGATCAGGTCTACCTGCCAGCCACCTGCCGGGCGCGCGCTATTGGCAGGCAGACACAACGCTGAGATGCCCGGCGGCAAGCCCAGCTGCCCAATCCCTGCGCAGGCACAGGGGTCAGCGTTAACGGCGGTAGAACTCGGCTGCTGCTCGCAATGCATGACCAGAAACATCCATTGATGGCCGCAGGCTTGCGCCAGTCGGTCGAGCACCGGCTGCCATGTGGTCGCGTGCAGGGCATGTTCGTAGCACAGGCCGACCAGTTCATCGTAGAGCTGCTGTTCACGGACCTGATCGACCATGCCGGTAACCTGCCGCCCTATGGTCGCCAGAAGTGCGACCCATACTAAAGTTATATATGGCCTATGGCCTTCACTTGCGCAACACCAGCTGTCGGCATCTACCCAGCCTTGCTGGCCCTGAATGCACTAGGGCTCACCCCGCACTGCTTGCGAAAGAACCGGCTGAAGTAGCCGACATCGGCAAAGCCCAGCTCATGGGCTATCTCTTTCACGCTTGAGTCCGAATGGCCCAGCGCCCGCTTGGCCTCCAGCACCAGCCGGGCATTGACCACGTTCATCGGGGTCATGCCCAGGTGCACCTGGCACAACCGCCCCAGGGTTGCCAGGGTCATGCCCAGTTCGCCGGCATAGAAGGCCAGCGGCGGGTGCTCGCGAAAATGCATGTCTACCAGTTCGCGAAACCCAGTCAGTTGCTGGCTGCGCCTGGACTGCGGACGGCGCGCTTCGCCGGGCGTGTCGTGGGCCTGGCGCAGGGCCTGGATCAGCAACGTCAGCAGCAACGACATGCTGCTGGCGACGTGCTCACGGGCACGGTTGTGGTACTCCTCGCGCAAGGCCCGGCACAGGGGCAGTAACGGGTCTTCCTCATCGCGCCACAACGGCATGCCAAGTACCTGGGGTTTGCGGATCTGCACCAGCAGGTTGGGTGCCAGCACTTTGGCGATGCTTTCCAGCGGGTGCTGGGCGGCGGTGATCACCTGGCCTTCGACCTGGCCAGCCCAGTGAAAGCCATGCACCACCTGCGCCGGCACATAAACCACGCACGGCGCCTGCACCTGCACGCGCTCGCTATCGAAAAGCACCTCGCCAGCGCCGCTTTGCAGGTACAGCAGCTGCAGCAGCCCGTCGTGGCGGTGCGCGGCTATTTCCCAGTTGTGCGCGCCGGAGCGCTTGGAGATCGACTCCACATGCAGGGACTCATGCCACACCGGCTGCGCGGTTTCGCCGTACAGGGCGTAATTGGGGATCTTGTTCATGGTTGTTGTAATTGTTCTGGTCGCTACCCGGCCACTGTGCCACAGCCGCGCGCGAGCGGCTGTGGGCATGGACGAAATTGTCGGGAATGTGGGGGCGCTTGCAGGTTTTGTCCATTCTGCCGATTGGGGTGGCGGCCCTAGGCTGTTGGCAGATCAAGCGACACTCTGGAGAGCGGTATGCATAACAACAAGATTTCCTCCAACTGGCTGGGCCTGGACTCGGCCGTCTGCGTGGTCACCGGCGCGGCCGGTGGCATTGGTGCGGCGCTGGCTGGCGCGCTGGTCGAGCAGCAGGCCCATGTGGTGCTGCTCGACCGCGATATCGACAAATGCCGCGAACTGGCCGCCACCCTGAGCGAGCACAGCGTCGGCGAAGTGAGCGCCCTGGCCTGCGACATCGCCGACCCGGCCAGCGTCGAGCAGGCCGCCGCCCAGGTGCAGGCCCTGCACGGGCGCTGCGATGTGCTGGTCAACAATGCCAGCGTGCTGCGCCCTGGCGCGCTGGAGACCCTGACCCTGGAACAATGGAACCAGGTGCTGGCCGTGAACCTCAGCGGCTACCTGCTGTGCGCCCAGGCCTTTGGTAAGGCGATGCTCGCCCGTGGCCAAGGGCGCATGGTGCATGTGGCCTCGATTGCCGCCCACTACCCGCAGCCCAACAGCGGCGCCTACAGCGCGGCCAAGGCCGGGGTGAGCATGCTGTCGCGGCAGATCGCCGTGGAGTGGGGGCCGCGTGGCGTGCGCAGCAACGCGGTGTGCCCAGGGCTGATTCGCACGCCATTGTCGGCGGCGTTCTATGCCGACCCGAACATCGAACGCCAGCGCAGCGCGATGACCGCCAACCAGCGCATCGGCGAGCCACAGGACATCGCCGAGGCCGTGCTGTTTCTGGCAAGCCCCCGGGCCGACTACATCAACGGCGCCGAACTGACCGTGGATGGCGGGTTGGAATGCATGCCCATGGCGTTGATCCCGCGCCCGGGTTTCGAGGGGGCACGCTCATGAATACGCGTACCTGCGATGTGTTGGTCATTGGCGCTGGGGCCGGCGGCCTGGCCACGGCCATCACTGCCAAGAAGCATGGTCTGGACGTGCTGGTGATCGAGAAAGACGATTGCTTCGGTGGCACCACGGCGTTTTCCGGCGGGGTGCTGTGGGTGCCGGGCAACACACTCACCGGCAAAGACGATAGCCAGGACGCCGCGCTGACCTACCTGCGCAACGAGACCGGTGCCTGTTTCGACCCGCAAGGGGTGGATGCCTTCCTGCGCCATGGGCCGCAGATGGTGGAGTTTTTCGAGCGCGAGACCACGGTCAAGTTCGTTCCGACGCTGTACCCCGACTACCACCCGGACGTTGGCGGTGGCGTCGATATCGGCCGCTCGATTCTGGCTGCACCCTATGACATCCGCGAGCTGGGCGCCGACATGGCGCGGCTGCGCCCGCCGCTCAAGACCATCACCTTCATCGGCATGATGTTCAATTCCTCGAATGCCGACCTCAAGCACTTCTTCAACGTCACCCGTTCGCTGACCTCGTTCGTCTATGTGGCCAAACGGCTGCTGACCCACCTCAAGGAACTGGCGCTGTACCGTCGGGGCACCCAGGTGACCAGTGGCAACGCCCTGGCGGCGCGCCTGGTGAAGTCGGCGCTGGACCTGGGCATTCCGATTCTCACCGGCACCCCGGCCAGGCAGTTGCTGCGCGAAGGCGGGCGGGTCAGCGGCGCTTTGGCGCGCCAGGGCGATGGCGAGCTGCGCATCGAAGCCCGGCGTGGCGTGGTACTGGCTTGTGGCGGTTTCTCCCATGACCTGCAGCGCATCGGCCAGGCGTACGTCCATGTGCGCCGGGGCGGCGAGCATTTCTCGCCGGTGCCGGCGGGCAACACCGGCGATGGCGCGCGCATGGCCGAGGCGCTGGGCGCCAAGGTGGATATCCGCCTGCAAGCGGCGGCGGCCTGGATGCCGGTGTCGAAGGTGCCGATGGGCGGCGGTCGCCATGTTGCCTTCCCGCACCTGCTCGACCGTTACAAGCCGGGGGTGATCGGTGTACTGCGTTCGGGGCAGCGCTTCACCAACGAGTCCAACTCGTACCACGATGTGGGCGCGGCCCTGATCGATGCCTGTGCAGGCCAGTGCGAAACCGCCATGTGGCTGGTCTGCGACCGTCGCACCCTGGCCAAGTACGGCCTGGGTTACGCCAAGCCTGCGCCCATGCCGCTGGGGCCGTTGCTGCGTAACGGCTACCTGCTCAAGGGCAACACACTCGCCGAGCTGGCGCACAAGGCCGGCATCGATGCCCAAGGGCTGGAGCGCACGGTACACGAGTACAACCTGGGCGCCGTGCACGGCGAAGACCGCCAGTTCGGCCGGGGCACCACCAGCTTCAACCGCTACCTGGCCGACCCGCAGCAGCAACCCAACCCCTGCGTCGCACCGCTGGGCGAGGGGCCTTACTTTGCCGTGAAGGTGGTGATGGGCGACCTCGGCACCTTCGATGGCCTGCGTACCAGCGTGGTCGGTGAAGTGTTGGGCGCCGACCAGCGTGCCATCGCCGGGCTGTATGCGGTGGGTAATGACCGCGCCAGCATCATGGGCGGCAACTACCCCGGCGCTGGCATCACCCTGGGGCCGATCATGACCTTCGGCTACATCACCGGCCGCCACCTGGCGGGGGTGGACCAAGGGCTGGCATCGGCCGGCCCGGCACAGGAGGTGGCGTGATGGACAAGGCCATTGTCGACCACCGTATCTACACCATTCGCCCGCGGTGCATGGCGGCGTTTCTCGAGGCCTTCGATACGTTGGCGATGCCGATTCTGTTGCGCCACCTCGGCCCGCCGCTGGCGTTCTATGTGAGCAGCATCGGGCCGTTGAACCAGGTGGTGCACCTGTGGGGTTACGACAGCCTCGACGACTTCGAAAAACGCAGCGCCGCCCGTGATGCCGACCCGGATTTCGCCGCGTACCTGCACGCGACCCGTGACCTGGTGGTGGCCCAGGAGACGCGGATCGTCAGGCCCGTGCAATTCAAAGCCTTGAAGCGATCCCTGTAGGAGACGGCTTGCCGGCGATAAAGGCAACGCGGTGCATGGCACCGGCTTCGCCGGTGATAGCCGGCAAGCCGGCTCCCACAAGTACT includes:
- a CDS encoding helix-turn-helix transcriptional regulator — protein: MVDQVREQQLYDELVGLCYEHALHATTWQPVLDRLAQACGHQWMFLVMHCEQQPSSTAVNADPCACAGIGQLGLPPGISALCLPANSARPAGGWQVDLIDFATNDQSQAAEQPLGLHNVASIRLEARCLGGLYLTALHQLSEPLPTAHHFALLERITPHLLKAIKLTARINSLKLDLIKRDVLLDHHTAPLWLLSGEGQVLHSNHAARQLCLSGSLLYEHCGHLCSSSQHERLRALIRIAADKEERRRRPGWLRLGAARRHDLLITPVPADAAANRSFKAPLVLLALLDHHWHSPLLAELFQLTPAEQRLGELLALGLTLEDCAKRLNVSINTVRTQLRALFRKTDTTRQAQLISLFTRLNGG
- a CDS encoding helix-turn-helix domain-containing protein; this encodes MNKIPNYALYGETAQPVWHESLHVESISKRSGAHNWEIAAHRHDGLLQLLYLQSGAGEVLFDSERVQVQAPCVVYVPAQVVHGFHWAGQVEGQVITAAQHPLESIAKVLAPNLLVQIRKPQVLGMPLWRDEEDPLLPLCRALREEYHNRAREHVASSMSLLLTLLIQALRQAHDTPGEARRPQSRRSQQLTGFRELVDMHFREHPPLAFYAGELGMTLATLGRLCQVHLGMTPMNVVNARLVLEAKRALGHSDSSVKEIAHELGFADVGYFSRFFRKQCGVSPSAFRASKAG
- a CDS encoding SDR family oxidoreductase — encoded protein: MHNNKISSNWLGLDSAVCVVTGAAGGIGAALAGALVEQQAHVVLLDRDIDKCRELAATLSEHSVGEVSALACDIADPASVEQAAAQVQALHGRCDVLVNNASVLRPGALETLTLEQWNQVLAVNLSGYLLCAQAFGKAMLARGQGRMVHVASIAAHYPQPNSGAYSAAKAGVSMLSRQIAVEWGPRGVRSNAVCPGLIRTPLSAAFYADPNIERQRSAMTANQRIGEPQDIAEAVLFLASPRADYINGAELTVDGGLECMPMALIPRPGFEGARS
- a CDS encoding FAD-dependent oxidoreductase, whose translation is MNTRTCDVLVIGAGAGGLATAITAKKHGLDVLVIEKDDCFGGTTAFSGGVLWVPGNTLTGKDDSQDAALTYLRNETGACFDPQGVDAFLRHGPQMVEFFERETTVKFVPTLYPDYHPDVGGGVDIGRSILAAPYDIRELGADMARLRPPLKTITFIGMMFNSSNADLKHFFNVTRSLTSFVYVAKRLLTHLKELALYRRGTQVTSGNALAARLVKSALDLGIPILTGTPARQLLREGGRVSGALARQGDGELRIEARRGVVLACGGFSHDLQRIGQAYVHVRRGGEHFSPVPAGNTGDGARMAEALGAKVDIRLQAAAAWMPVSKVPMGGGRHVAFPHLLDRYKPGVIGVLRSGQRFTNESNSYHDVGAALIDACAGQCETAMWLVCDRRTLAKYGLGYAKPAPMPLGPLLRNGYLLKGNTLAELAHKAGIDAQGLERTVHEYNLGAVHGEDRQFGRGTTSFNRYLADPQQQPNPCVAPLGEGPYFAVKVVMGDLGTFDGLRTSVVGEVLGADQRAIAGLYAVGNDRASIMGGNYPGAGITLGPIMTFGYITGRHLAGVDQGLASAGPAQEVA
- a CDS encoding NIPSNAP family protein; translated protein: MDKAIVDHRIYTIRPRCMAAFLEAFDTLAMPILLRHLGPPLAFYVSSIGPLNQVVHLWGYDSLDDFEKRSAARDADPDFAAYLHATRDLVVAQETRIVRPVQFKALKRSL